In Oncorhynchus mykiss isolate Arlee chromosome 32, USDA_OmykA_1.1, whole genome shotgun sequence, the DNA window ATGGGTGGGCAGGGCTCCCGACGAGTTGTCCATGTAGTTGTCTAAACAATAAAGTACATGGAGAAATTACTAACAACAGCATACAAACATTTCTCTGATCAAAACAATGCATTTCCTTCAGGGGTAATTTCTCAAACATATTTTAACCAACATCTTCAAATCCATGAAACCCCCATGCTGTATTCTATACCTATGAGTCTGACTAGTGATCAGAATAAACAGTAAACAGTGCATTCCCAAAGTGCTGGGTTGGGTAGAGGAGGTTCTTACTTGAGCTGGAGGAGCGGTGTGGGTAGTGGCTGGGGTAGGGAGCGGCCCTGTGGCCCCTCAGGCTGGAGTACCTTTCACAGTAGGACCCTGAGGAGTGGCCAGGGGCCCCGCTGAACGGAGGGGGGCTGCTGCTGGGGCACATGGGACCGTTACCAGGTAGAAACCAACCACCaactggagggagagaagagacaaaATGGTTTGGTTAATACACTTCCTTTTTCCATACTGTTCTCTATGTACAGTTTCCTTGGGGACATGGAAGGCcttgaaaataaaatgtatgatgatgatgatgatgatgatgatgatgatgatgattttctgaacatgaataaAAGTGTGTTGGAAAATGATGTCTTATATAATGACTTGGTTTGATTGTTGGAATTGAAACGGAGAGGTACAGAAAGAGCTTTTCTAATTTGGTTGGTGTTGTGAGACTTAAGAGAAGACTTACGTTGAGAATAACCAGACTGTTGACTGTCTCCACCATGGTCTGGCATGTCTTTATGATCGCTTCTAAAATTGAAAAACATAATATCAAAATTCGCACACAAAATGAAAAATACAGGAAAAGCGTTGTCATATTGCCGGCACaatatcagtctcttcctcttacCTCTCTTTGGCATCGAGGAAAGCTTTAGCGAATGGATTGTGTTTGATCTTCAACGCAGTTATCTAGAAGGTACATAAACATGACAACTAATATTATTTTCTTCCTTCATTGTAAGCAGAACACAATATAATGTTTTTTGATTGTGAACAAGGATTATCTCTGTGACTGTGTAATTAAGGCCACTGACCTCTTCGTTCTGGTAAGCAGTGACAGCGATGAACTGAGTCTCGGGGAAAGACTGGCTACTGATCATCTTCTGGAGCCCTCCAACCTTCACAATGTGTATCCTGGGCTCATACTTGTGCAGAGAGTTCAGCATAATCTAGATCGAAATTATACATTATTTTAATAATATCACTATTAagaatcattaaaaaaaacacacactcaaactgaATAAGATAGAAATATGAGCCTACAGAGCCCTAACACAAAATTGTGAAGTTGATTTGCCATGAAATGAATAACGTTTTCCCGCAGAAAATGCCTACTTTTGTAATTCAGCACAGCAGGGCAGTACATCATTAGCTCTGAGAGAGCAGGGCAATATGACCTAGCCTACCAAGTTGACTTTGAAATTATTTACATAATAATGAATATGCATACTACAAATACGAACACAGAAGACGACAAAGAAATCAGGGCATTACTTGTCCTCCCCCGTTGAGTTTATTGGACAATTTGACTTTGCTAAATGAGACGGGCGCTTTCATCCAGTGCGCTCCGAAGTTAGGCGAGTCTGGGTGGATGTAGACGCAGCTAGGGCTCTGTGGCTCGGGCTTGCCACCGGGAACCCACTCGCCGTTCACGTACTTCCACCGGTTGTTGTCTGCAGCCACGAAGTCCAAGAGAACTGAGTACATAGCGTTGGGGTCCAAGCCACTCACATTCGCTCTGAGCACTGGAAACATCCGCCTGTAGGTTCAAATAAAGTTGTTAAATAAACATATAGCCTAAGCAAGCCCAAATATTATGTTATGTTGGCTCAGCCGTTGATCTTTATAAATGTATTATTTGACAAACGTATATATTTGCATTAATAATAGGGTTTATAAGATTTGACGACCATTGCGCGTTATACCTAATTCTTGACATGGTATTCAAGTTGTAACAGTAAAGCATATATGGCCTATAGATATGGCCTATAGATATGGCCTATAGATATGGCCTATAGCCTGGTCAATACCCTACAGACTATTCTGAAAGGCTGAACATGCCTGTTGCCGATCTAACAGATCAGTTACGTTTAGCTTCGTAGTCGTGCGGACTACGATCTCTCCAGATAAACTTTGCTTTTATCTAGGCAGGCCAGTAGGCCTCGAAGGCCTCATTTTGATCCGTAGCTAACAGAAAAAAACAACCATAGCCTACCTGCCAGTCTTGGTGACAATCATTTCGTTGGTTAGTTCTTTAAACTTGGTCCATAATTCTGCATCTTCTAATCCCAGTTTAATATCCCTCTCTGAGGCATCTCCTTTCTCGCTGCCCTTCTGAAACTCGCTCTCCACCACGCTCAGAAGGTGGTCCAGCCTCTGGTCGGAGTTTGAAGTCATATTTCCTATAGGATGAGTTCGTGTGGAGTTCCGTGAAATGTACCGTTAGAATAGGATTCACTGTTTCAAGATTCGTTTTGACAGTGAGATAAGTACTACTGGCTTCGGAGCCCAAGGCCAGATCATATAAGGCCCCCCAGGGACCACATGGGGACAAGGGCGTGGCGTTGCGTTCTAGACCACGCCCCGATGGCCTAACGGTCTGGCTTCGAGCGTCTCTGCGATGTCCCCAATGCAAAATGGCCCATCATAATTGCGTCAATGCAAAATGAATAAATGTACCTATAGGCCTCAAGGCCTCCTTTAAACAGGGTCATGTTTGAATAAGAATAACGTCTTCATTGCTCTTTCCTTTAGGTTTATAGCCTTCATGACCAAGGCCTATACATTTTCTCAAATTGTTTGGATATTCGTTTACTTTTGCATAGCCTAATACATTTTTTGGAGCTGTTCATATTTCATACATTCGTTATTTATCTTAAATGACCCTCTAACGAAAAAAATACACGTTAAAATGTTATTAGGCCTTATTGCCAAAAACATACAATATGTTTATGGAATTAAAAATAGTTTATTAGTATCCTAGTCTATATCATCTATCTGTCAGATAGGAAAAAACATCGTTGGATTATTAGGCCAAACTAATTTTTGGAATATTTAAATAGAAACAAAAGAAAGGAAGAGACAGGGCAACAGGCTGCAGCCACGGTGCCTTTGAACTAAGTTGTATATTTGCGAATAATGCTAATCTTTTGTTGTCCCAAATACACACGTGAGAAATGTAGTGTTGACTGTGGCCGGGCCATTAGGCTGTTCCTCTGTTCCTGTACTTGGCGAAGTGTGGATAGCCCCGAGGTGACATCGGAGATCTGCATAATGGGGCCGCCTGTCTGTTTCTGATCTCACATCCACTCTCACTAACATCGAGGAAACATTTATTCACACTTCATTGTAAAAGTATTAGAATTCTTTATCATTAAGATCGGGGATTGAGTTTATAGGGAATTAATAATTGTATCCTATACCAAATGATCTGCATATGGACTTTTTTCTTCTCTCATTCTGATACTATACTCTTGATCAATGTCAGTAGCCTAATgtcttgtatatatatataggcctaCTTTTAAATTCTATAGTAATTATCATCATTTCATATTTTCTTCCAGTTTATTATCTTCTTATCCATTTCATATTTATTATTACATGTGGTTTCCTGAAGATTACTCCAAATGTTACATGTTCATTTCAAGGCAGGTGAGGCCCTCCCTATAATGTCAGAAGATTTAGGAGGGAACTTGTGTGGCTAAACTCTTTCCTGATGTATGAAGGTTAGATTAGGTCTAACAGTTACCATTGATCCTGAGGGGAGGCAGAATACAGTGggtatgtgtgtttctgtctgctctgtctcagGCTCTGTGATGTACTTGGAATTGAGTGGGTTCTGTGGAGCGTGACTCCAGTTTACTACTCCACTTCCTGCAGCTCTACAGAGGTCATAAATGTAAAGGGGTTCTCTCACACCTTTCCATCCCATATCATTCAACTGCCTCTTCCTTTACCCCTCTTTATTTTGAGgcctgagaagagagagagaattccaCCACCAGCTACAAAATACAGGACTGTTCTCTATCCCGACCAGTCCTTCTGTctcagtctgaatttaaaatgtattatagttagattttgtgtcactgacctacacacaataccccataatgttaaagtggaattatgtttttagattttttttatgcaaattaataaaaaataaaaagctgaaatgtattctacccctttgttatggcaagcctaaataagttcaggagtaaaaatgtgcttaacaagttacataaTACATTGCACGTGTGCAGTAATagtgttgaacatgatttttgaatgactacctcatctctgtacctcacacatacaaactatctgtaaggtccctcagttgagca includes these proteins:
- the ntl gene encoding Ntl T-box protein (The RefSeq protein has 1 substitution, 2 frameshifts and aligns at 99% coverage compared to this genomic sequence), which translates into the protein MTSNSDQRLDHLLSVVESEFQKGSEKGDASERDIKLGLEDAELWTKFKELTNEMIVTKTGRRMFPVLRANVSGLDPNAMYSVLLDFVAADNNRWKYVNGEWVPGGKPEPQSPSCVYIHPDSPNFGAHWMKAPVSFSKVKLSNKLNGGGQIMLNSLHKYEPRIHIVKVGGLQKMISSQSFPETQFIAVTAYQNEEITALKIKHNPFAKAFLDAKERSDHKDMPDHGGDSQQSGYSQLGGWFLPGNGPMCPSSSPPPFSGAPGHSSGSYCERYSSLRGHRAAPYPSHYPHRSSSSNNYMDNSSGVLPTHDNWSALQIPNSHRDGTLAHTSNSTSNSSQYPSLWSVAGTALTPSGSSSGSIAGGLTSQFLRGSSYTGLTSSLPVSSPSSMYDPSLSEVGVGVGEAQFESSIARLTASWAPVAQSY